The bacterium genome contains a region encoding:
- a CDS encoding HAMP domain-containing sensor histidine kinase, producing the protein MILRRITLYFLILFFLVGVGIFTYSNALINRLENEYRSISIAYADVSSAIISAVTRGDVSLDLLKEITESLRRMLKFPAIVVSADGNQIECRNLPGDLQPVDAASRLEVLRLAAEMDKDNDPIPLVERRVHEPAGTVEERLVATLHYSSPEMITTLSWLPVVGIAFILIFGGLGLFANHRFRLSEQQAIWVGLAKETAHQLGTPVSSLLGWLELLGEDPAAIGKIQPDITRDVKRLEQIVHRFAEVGRTPELEKTDLRAVVHEAVEYCRKRISLANVKLVDELEDVGLVPLSAVLFGWVIENLVRNAAEILANPGDGGKSGRRKPGRGLITVRLRREAKVVELEVSDTGAGMNWWMRRRAFDAGHSTKARGWGLGLTLVRRIIVEYHHGRIRLKSAPGEGTRFTITLPA; encoded by the coding sequence TTGATTCTGCGGCGCATCACCCTCTACTTTCTGATCCTCTTCTTCCTGGTCGGGGTGGGCATTTTCACCTATTCCAACGCCCTCATCAACCGGCTGGAGAACGAGTACCGCTCCATATCCATCGCCTACGCCGACGTCTCATCGGCCATCATCAGCGCCGTCACGCGGGGGGACGTGTCGCTGGACCTTTTGAAGGAGATAACCGAATCCCTGCGGCGCATGCTGAAGTTCCCCGCCATCGTCGTCTCGGCGGACGGGAATCAGATAGAGTGCCGCAATCTGCCCGGCGACCTCCAGCCGGTGGACGCGGCCTCGCGGCTGGAGGTGCTGCGCCTGGCCGCGGAGATGGATAAGGACAACGACCCCATCCCCCTGGTCGAGCGCCGGGTGCACGAGCCCGCCGGAACGGTGGAGGAGCGCCTGGTCGCCACGCTGCACTACTCCTCGCCGGAAATGATCACCACCCTCTCCTGGCTGCCCGTGGTGGGCATCGCGTTCATCTTGATTTTCGGCGGCCTCGGGCTCTTCGCCAACCACCGCTTCCGCCTATCGGAACAGCAGGCCATCTGGGTGGGACTGGCCAAGGAGACGGCCCATCAGCTCGGCACCCCCGTCTCGAGCCTTCTGGGGTGGCTCGAGCTTCTGGGGGAGGATCCCGCCGCCATCGGCAAGATTCAGCCGGATATAACCCGCGATGTGAAGCGGCTGGAGCAGATAGTCCACCGCTTCGCCGAGGTGGGCCGTACGCCCGAGCTGGAGAAAACGGACCTCCGCGCAGTGGTCCACGAGGCGGTGGAATACTGCCGCAAGCGCATCTCCCTGGCCAACGTCAAACTGGTGGACGAGCTGGAGGACGTGGGGCTCGTGCCCCTGTCCGCCGTCCTCTTCGGGTGGGTGATCGAGAACCTGGTGCGCAACGCCGCGGAGATTCTGGCGAACCCCGGTGACGGCGGCAAGAGTGGGCGTCGGAAACCCGGCCGGGGCCTGATAACGGTCCGTCTCCGGCGGGAGGCGAAGGTGGTCGAGCTGGAGGTGTCCGACACGGGGGCGGGGATGAACTGGTGGATGCGGCGCCGCGCCTTCGACGCCGGGCACTCCACCAAGGCCCGCGGCTGGGGCCTGGGGCTGACCCTGGTGCGCCGGATAATCGTCGAGTACCACCACGGCCGCATCCGCCTCAAGAGCGCCCCCGGCGAGGGAACCCGCTTCACCATCACCCTGCCGGCGTAG
- a CDS encoding response regulator, with amino-acid sequence MEKRRILWVDDEIELLRSQVVFLERRDYEVIGVTNGDDALARVLEERFDAVLLDEHMMGLSGTETLAELKRVRPNLPVVMVTKGQEDSLMDEAYGLAADDFVVKPVTPTQLAGVLKRILDREALETATLVQRYMTELRQLDQTRDEIADWKGWLERYVSLVNWDINLETARDPGLHELHDQVLREDNALFARYVNENYRGWVADGANRPMLSVDILPKVVTPFLKQKRPVYFIVIDAMRYDLWLLFRRLLEPYWLVDDFPYLSIIPTSTNYARNAIFAGLFPSQIAEQMPEYWSELSEEDTGLNQHEGQLMNACLDRLGVKLPARPRYKKIRGGSTEPSVLELFRGWHETTIYALVVNFVDLLTHERSNLQVLSEMSDTPQGFRAVAAAWFAHSSLLAGLKELSSRDVTVVITSDHGSIQTERAVIAYCDKRTSKGLRLWFGQNLRFEGEGALLISHPAEWMLPAEHIGKNYLVALEDYNFVYSYSKNEQRRFYAGAFQHGGISMPEMIVPCAVLHPKTLRRSGR; translated from the coding sequence GTGGAGAAACGCCGCATCCTGTGGGTGGACGACGAGATAGAGCTGCTGCGCTCCCAGGTGGTCTTCCTCGAGCGCCGCGACTACGAGGTCATCGGGGTCACCAACGGCGACGACGCCCTGGCGAGGGTGCTCGAGGAGCGCTTCGACGCCGTGCTCCTGGACGAGCACATGATGGGCCTCTCGGGCACCGAAACCCTGGCCGAGCTCAAGCGGGTGAGACCGAACCTCCCCGTGGTAATGGTCACCAAGGGCCAGGAAGACTCGCTGATGGACGAGGCCTACGGCCTGGCCGCCGACGACTTCGTGGTCAAGCCGGTCACCCCGACCCAGCTCGCCGGCGTCCTCAAGCGCATCCTGGACCGCGAGGCCCTCGAGACCGCCACCCTGGTCCAGCGCTACATGACCGAGCTCCGCCAGCTCGACCAGACGCGGGACGAAATCGCCGACTGGAAAGGCTGGCTCGAGCGCTACGTCTCCCTGGTCAACTGGGACATAAATCTCGAGACGGCCCGGGACCCCGGTCTCCACGAACTGCACGACCAGGTCCTGCGCGAGGACAACGCCCTCTTCGCCCGCTACGTCAACGAGAACTACCGCGGCTGGGTGGCCGACGGGGCAAACCGCCCCATGCTCTCGGTGGACATCCTCCCTAAAGTCGTAACACCCTTCCTGAAACAGAAGCGGCCGGTCTACTTCATCGTCATAGACGCCATGCGCTACGACCTCTGGCTCCTGTTCCGCCGGCTCCTGGAGCCCTACTGGCTCGTGGACGACTTCCCGTACCTCTCGATCATCCCCACGAGCACGAACTACGCCCGGAACGCGATTTTCGCCGGTCTCTTCCCGAGCCAGATCGCCGAGCAGATGCCGGAGTACTGGTCCGAGCTTTCCGAGGAAGACACGGGGCTGAACCAGCACGAGGGCCAGCTCATGAACGCGTGCCTGGACCGTCTTGGGGTGAAGCTCCCGGCCCGGCCGCGCTACAAGAAAATCCGCGGCGGCAGTACCGAGCCCAGCGTCCTCGAGCTCTTCCGCGGCTGGCACGAGACCACAATCTACGCACTGGTGGTCAACTTCGTGGACCTTTTGACCCACGAGCGGTCCAACCTCCAGGTGCTCTCGGAGATGAGCGACACGCCGCAGGGGTTCCGCGCGGTGGCGGCGGCCTGGTTCGCCCACTCGAGCCTCTTGGCGGGGCTGAAGGAGCTGTCGAGCCGGGACGTCACCGTCGTCATCACCTCGGATCACGGCAGCATCCAGACCGAGCGGGCCGTCATCGCCTACTGCGACAAGAGGACCTCCAAGGGCCTGCGGCTCTGGTTCGGCCAGAACCTGCGCTTCGAGGGCGAGGGGGCGCTTCTGATCAGCCACCCCGCGGAGTGGATGCTCCCCGCGGAGCACATCGGCAAGAACTACCTCGTGGCGCTGGAGGACTACAATTTCGTCTACTCGTACTCGAAGAACGAGCAGCGCCGCTTCTACGCGGGCGCCTTCCAGCACGGCGGCATCTCCATGCCCGAGATGATCGTCCCCTGCGCCGTGCTGCACCCCAAGACCCTCCGGCGGTCCGGGCGATGA
- the tilS gene encoding tRNA lysidine(34) synthetase TilS → MNDPGGPLLAAIRLSAPPPGTRVLVAVSGGADSTALLAALAESGPGLELAVAHFDHGLRPDSADDAAHVVGLADRLGLECHVRRWRAAAKGEARAREARYDFLHKTADDGEFERIALGHTREDQIETVLVNLVRGAGLDGLGGMEVLDGPLWRPFLDLDHAALRAYLADRGLDWREDPTNEDPGAARNLIRREVLPLLVRINPGAVAAVARTAGILRRQRAYLRAAGEELAERAYLTEGPWGVVYSGPLLALAGEALLYEALRAVWAGEVGWRGFLESGHLEKMAELVAGGKDQGAVDLPRSRRLSRCWTQVCLGPKRPPPPPAGLEITGPGSWMWGGCRVELTAAPTARGGDSIPVGEENLPLTIRSRLRGETVHLAGLGAKTLKKLFTENRMPSWERSYHPVVADAGGLLWIPGLAADERCPRRGAWRLVVNRLQ, encoded by the coding sequence ATGAACGACCCCGGCGGACCGCTGTTGGCGGCCATCCGACTGAGCGCCCCGCCGCCGGGGACGCGCGTCCTGGTGGCGGTGAGCGGCGGGGCCGACTCCACCGCCCTTCTGGCGGCGCTCGCCGAGTCCGGGCCGGGACTGGAGCTGGCCGTGGCCCACTTCGACCACGGCCTGCGGCCGGATTCCGCCGACGACGCCGCCCACGTCGTCGGATTGGCGGACCGGCTGGGGCTGGAATGCCACGTCCGGCGCTGGCGGGCGGCGGCCAAGGGCGAGGCCCGCGCCCGGGAGGCCCGCTACGATTTTTTGCATAAAACCGCCGACGACGGCGAGTTCGAGCGCATCGCCCTGGGGCACACCCGCGAGGACCAGATCGAGACGGTGCTGGTGAACCTGGTCCGGGGGGCGGGGCTCGACGGGCTGGGCGGGATGGAGGTGCTTGACGGGCCGCTGTGGCGGCCTTTCCTGGACCTGGACCACGCCGCGTTGCGGGCCTACCTCGCCGACCGCGGCCTGGACTGGCGGGAGGATCCCACCAACGAGGATCCGGGGGCGGCCCGAAATCTGATACGCCGCGAGGTCCTGCCGCTTCTGGTGAGAATCAACCCCGGGGCCGTCGCCGCCGTGGCCCGGACCGCGGGGATTCTACGGCGCCAGCGGGCCTACCTGCGCGCCGCGGGGGAGGAGCTGGCAGAGCGGGCTTACCTCACCGAAGGCCCGTGGGGCGTGGTTTACTCGGGTCCGCTCCTCGCCCTGGCCGGCGAGGCGCTGCTCTACGAGGCGCTGAGGGCGGTCTGGGCCGGGGAGGTCGGCTGGCGCGGGTTTCTCGAAAGCGGCCACCTGGAGAAGATGGCGGAGCTGGTCGCCGGGGGGAAGGACCAGGGCGCCGTGGACCTGCCCCGGAGCCGCAGGCTCTCCCGGTGCTGGACCCAGGTTTGCCTGGGACCGAAGCGCCCCCCGCCGCCCCCCGCCGGGCTGGAGATTACCGGGCCGGGAAGCTGGATGTGGGGCGGGTGCCGCGTGGAGCTGACCGCCGCACCGACGGCCCGGGGCGGTGACTCCATCCCCGTCGGGGAGGAGAACCTGCCGCTCACCATCCGGTCGCGGCTCCGGGGAGAGACCGTCCACCTGGCGGGCCTGGGCGCGAAGACGCTGAAAAAGCTCTTTACCGAGAACCGGATGCCGTCGTGGGAGCGGTCGTACCACCCCGTGGTCGCCGACGCCGGCGGTCTCCTGTGGATCCCCGGTCTGGCCGCCGACGAGCGGTGCCCGAGGCGGGGCGCCTGGCGCCTCGTCGTGAATCGGTTACAATGA